One Desulfobulbus oligotrophicus DNA segment encodes these proteins:
- a CDS encoding sigma-70 family RNA polymerase sigma factor: protein MVSQNSYDGIDKYAADLIRHKARQLVGKAGFTEDDRPDLEQELMIDLLQRMRHFNPAKAKKTTFMARIVERHISTILEARFAQCRDWRLCQTSLNEPLDNGEGDTTERIDFLDSEGSLGSGTRETRERLGHEIRMDLDRAIASLPEELRDPCVRLHDSTMAEIAREMGIPRTTLYDRLSKLREAFSEAGLTDYL from the coding sequence ATGGTTTCACAGAATTCTTACGACGGCATCGACAAGTATGCCGCCGACCTCATTCGGCACAAAGCACGTCAACTCGTAGGCAAGGCCGGATTCACCGAGGACGACAGACCCGACCTCGAACAGGAACTGATGATCGATCTGCTGCAGCGGATGCGGCATTTCAATCCCGCCAAGGCCAAGAAGACCACCTTCATGGCTCGGATCGTCGAACGTCACATCTCCACCATTCTGGAGGCCCGGTTCGCCCAATGCCGGGACTGGCGGCTCTGCCAAACATCACTCAATGAACCCCTCGACAACGGCGAAGGCGACACCACCGAGCGGATCGACTTCCTGGACAGCGAGGGCTCTCTGGGAAGCGGCACCCGCGAGACAAGGGAGCGCCTCGGCCATGAGATCCGCATGGACCTCGACCGGGCCATCGCCTCGCTGCCGGAAGAGCTCCGGGATCCGTGCGTGCGCCTGCACGACAGCACCATGGCCGAAATCGCCCGGGAGATGGGCATTCCCAGAACCACCCTCTACGACCGGCTGAGCAAGCTGCGGGAGGCTTTCAGCGAGGCTGGCCTGACCGACTACCTGTGA
- a CDS encoding PD-(D/E)XK nuclease family protein, translating into MSELMTTTYSMWRLFRNCRMACKWRYINELVPLERDPNLAFGSVIHDCLECWHGERDLAKVLDHIDRTYPNRAQDDHQQADWHLARAMMSAYAEHYPAEEFEVVALEKTFEGPIVNPATGATSRSFILAGKVDGIVRQDGQYFLLEHKTASQIDASYLERLWTDFQIILYAWYLEQTLGITVSGIIYNVLVKAKLRQGKGETEAEFEARRAELIAKSKTGKSSAKRKLPEDDDTFQQRLQEKYLEPGMFHREVLYISRDQFEELRAELWELSKAMLDARRRDTFYRNTSYCFQYGRPCAYFQLCRSGGNPNVIENHFQRIAPHEELRDGAGEDAAPVF; encoded by the coding sequence ATGAGCGAGCTAATGACCACCACCTATTCCATGTGGCGGCTGTTCCGCAACTGCCGCATGGCCTGCAAGTGGCGCTACATCAACGAGCTGGTGCCGCTCGAGCGCGACCCCAATCTGGCCTTCGGCTCGGTCATTCACGACTGCCTGGAGTGCTGGCACGGTGAGCGAGATCTGGCCAAGGTCCTCGACCACATCGACCGGACCTATCCGAACCGGGCGCAGGACGATCATCAACAGGCCGACTGGCATCTCGCCAGGGCCATGATGAGCGCCTATGCGGAACACTACCCGGCTGAAGAGTTCGAGGTCGTCGCACTCGAGAAGACCTTCGAAGGCCCCATCGTCAACCCGGCGACCGGGGCGACCTCGCGCAGTTTCATCCTCGCGGGGAAGGTGGACGGCATCGTCCGCCAGGATGGCCAGTATTTCCTGCTGGAACACAAAACCGCCTCACAGATCGACGCCAGCTACCTGGAACGGCTGTGGACCGATTTCCAGATCATCCTCTACGCCTGGTACCTGGAGCAGACCCTCGGCATCACGGTCAGCGGCATCATCTACAACGTCCTGGTCAAGGCCAAGCTGCGCCAGGGCAAGGGTGAAACCGAAGCCGAATTCGAGGCCCGCCGGGCGGAGCTGATCGCCAAGTCGAAAACCGGCAAGAGCAGCGCCAAGCGCAAGTTGCCCGAGGACGACGACACCTTCCAGCAGCGGCTCCAGGAGAAGTACCTCGAGCCGGGCATGTTCCACCGCGAGGTGCTCTACATCTCCCGCGACCAGTTCGAGGAACTGCGGGCGGAGCTGTGGGAACTCTCCAAGGCCATGCTCGACGCCCGTCGGCGCGACACCTTCTACCGCAACACAAGCTACTGCTTCCAGTACGGAAGGCCCTGCGCCTACTTCCAGCTCTGCCGCTCGGGCGGCAACCCCAACGTCATCGAAAACCATTTCCAACGGATCGCCCCGCACGAAGAGCTGCGGGACGGAGCCGGTGAAGACGCCGCTCCGGTGTTTTGA
- a CDS encoding ATP-binding protein, giving the protein MLPKTKSKPKHTLSDLTALVYGPSKIGKSTWCSKADDALFLATEPGLNALEVFQTPITCWDDLLQACAEIAEGKHEFKTIVVDTVDNAYKMCSDYVCKKFKIEHESDLGYGKGYALINNEFQRVINKLAFLPYGLILISHSQERDIETRTGKHTRIVPTLPEKARKLVTGLVDLILFCDLDMKTGEDGKPVWQRVMRTKPSPNYDAGDRTGRLPEVIPLDFPSFMKAFNNTAAGAAASAARPKPEPTASAAAKPQQ; this is encoded by the coding sequence ATGCTTCCCAAGACCAAAAGCAAACCCAAACACACGCTCTCGGACCTCACCGCTCTGGTGTACGGCCCGAGCAAGATCGGCAAGAGCACCTGGTGCTCCAAGGCCGATGACGCACTGTTCCTGGCGACCGAGCCGGGCCTGAACGCCCTGGAGGTGTTCCAGACCCCGATCACCTGCTGGGACGACCTCCTGCAGGCCTGCGCGGAAATCGCCGAGGGCAAGCACGAGTTCAAGACTATCGTCGTCGACACGGTGGATAACGCCTACAAGATGTGCTCGGACTACGTCTGCAAGAAATTCAAGATCGAGCACGAATCCGACCTGGGCTACGGCAAGGGCTACGCGCTGATCAACAACGAGTTCCAGCGCGTCATCAACAAGCTGGCCTTCCTGCCCTATGGGCTGATCCTTATTTCCCACTCCCAGGAGCGGGACATCGAAACCCGGACCGGCAAACACACCCGCATCGTGCCGACGCTTCCGGAAAAGGCGCGGAAGCTGGTCACCGGCCTGGTGGACCTGATCCTGTTCTGCGACCTGGACATGAAAACCGGCGAGGACGGCAAGCCGGTCTGGCAGCGCGTGATGCGCACCAAACCCAGTCCCAACTACGACGCAGGTGACCGCACCGGCCGACTCCCCGAAGTCATCCCCCTTGATTTTCCGAGCTTCATGAAAGCGTTCAACAACACGGCAGCCGGAGCTGCGGCGAGTGCCGCCCGGCCGAAGCCGGAGCCGACCGCGAGTGCGGCGGCGAAACCCCAACAGTAA
- a CDS encoding DUF669 domain-containing protein, with protein MEHYENQSNSNLDLAQFDDAFETAEVEEREFEAVPDGKYQVNVDRVELTRAQTSGNPMLKWTLRILAPTHKGRLLWRNNVMASNENIKWLKQDFYTCGLQLQKLSDLPGHLEQLLNIKLEVTKRTRGENENIYFNRRIVMADDAGAPGAAMDDMIPF; from the coding sequence ATGGAACACTACGAAAACCAATCCAACAGCAACCTCGACCTGGCACAGTTCGACGACGCCTTCGAAACCGCCGAAGTCGAGGAGCGTGAGTTCGAGGCCGTCCCCGACGGCAAATACCAGGTCAACGTCGACCGGGTCGAACTGACTCGCGCCCAGACCTCGGGCAATCCCATGCTCAAGTGGACCCTGCGCATTCTCGCGCCGACCCACAAGGGCCGTCTGCTCTGGCGCAATAACGTCATGGCCAGCAATGAGAACATCAAGTGGCTCAAGCAGGACTTCTACACCTGCGGGCTGCAGCTTCAGAAGCTCTCCGACCTGCCGGGCCACCTCGAGCAGCTTCTCAACATCAAGCTGGAGGTGACCAAACGCACTCGCGGTGAAAACGAGAACATCTACTTCAACCGTCGCATTGTCATGGCCGACGATGCCGGGGCTCCCGGCGCGGCGATGGACGACATGATCCCGTTCTGA
- a CDS encoding ERCC4 domain-containing protein, with protein sequence MMDRITVVVDTREQEPYSFDSDKVSAVRKALPAGDYSLVGLEERVAVERKSLTDFVSTVIRGRKRFHRELEKLSAYESACVVVECNFRDLVDGRYRSDAHPHALIGTVASIVVDFGVPVYFCSDRQAACRFVEEYLTRFHRRIARCQKEMRVTRRDSGEE encoded by the coding sequence ATGATGGACCGGATCACCGTTGTCGTCGACACCCGCGAACAGGAGCCCTACAGCTTCGATAGTGACAAGGTTTCGGCGGTTCGCAAGGCGCTGCCCGCCGGTGATTACTCACTGGTCGGCCTTGAGGAACGGGTGGCGGTGGAGCGCAAATCCCTGACGGATTTCGTCTCCACCGTCATCCGGGGGCGAAAGCGGTTTCACCGCGAGCTGGAAAAGCTCTCCGCCTACGAATCCGCCTGCGTGGTTGTCGAGTGCAACTTTCGCGATCTGGTCGATGGCCGCTACCGCAGCGATGCCCACCCGCATGCGCTGATTGGAACGGTCGCCTCCATCGTCGTCGACTTCGGTGTCCCCGTCTACTTCTGCTCGGACCGGCAGGCCGCCTGCCGTTTTGTCGAGGAGTACCTGACACGTTTTCACCGGAGGATCGCGAGATGCCAAAAAGAAATGAGAGTAACCCGGCGCGACTCCGGGGAAGAATAG
- the recD2 gene encoding SF1B family DNA helicase RecD2 encodes MPKRNESNPARLRGRIERVYYAGPKFSAGRLLTPTGEEVQFAGNLFARENQPVVLLGSWSTHPKYGRQFKVDGMEHDLELDPEGLIHYLANHPEIKGIGPVKARLIVESFGDAFEETLLNDPERIALKARLPLDAARRLRDEWLKNRSVNTVMAWLSAFGLTHHQVTTLVERLGGNCLDILKEDPYILIREIRGFGFKKVDKIARKLGTPKDHTPRIRAGLNFCVREALDNGHCWIEYEDLVDQANLLLVMDALDSRVRIESALDALIEEQTLSCDSHGGRFVVALPEIVRMERELASLFGQAETPNPHFHSVKKLDALIRRCAATLNEKQLDAVRSALNHSISLISGGAGSGKSYTISVINTICEESDLEVVLAAPTGKAAKRLEEVSGRSGTTIHRLLGYDGKGFSRSKENPIDADVLVVDEFSMVDVPLAWHLFEAVDLSRTTVLLVGDHNQLPPVGPGNILRDLIQTRAIPTVILDKVVRQAGVLKENCTAVLKGEVCKTSEASVAGCRDWYLVDQFTDPMAARSFLLELFQERLDALGFDIIKDVQVLTPTHKGPLGTKELNEELQRLIQRKLWNTEVPPVAMGRRAPFLKHDKVIQTRNNYDLNVMNGAIGYVVDVLANGTLVIDFDGMPVEMEKGSPDLQDLQLAYALTIHKTQGSEFPCAVVVVHKAHSFMHHRNLLYTGVTRARRTAIVLGDHWGIQNCAKRCQVDDRRTFLPLFLDAAQHAEADFARVAEAE; translated from the coding sequence ATGCCAAAAAGAAATGAGAGTAACCCGGCGCGACTCCGGGGAAGAATAGAGCGCGTTTACTATGCCGGACCCAAGTTCTCCGCAGGCCGACTGCTCACCCCGACCGGTGAGGAAGTCCAGTTCGCGGGCAATTTGTTCGCCCGGGAAAATCAGCCTGTGGTCCTGCTCGGGTCGTGGTCCACCCATCCCAAATACGGCCGTCAGTTCAAGGTCGACGGGATGGAGCACGACCTCGAACTCGATCCGGAGGGGCTGATCCACTATCTGGCCAACCATCCAGAGATCAAGGGCATTGGTCCGGTCAAGGCCAGATTGATCGTCGAGAGCTTCGGCGACGCCTTTGAAGAAACCCTTCTGAATGACCCCGAGCGCATCGCGCTCAAGGCTCGACTGCCTCTGGACGCGGCCCGGCGGCTGCGTGACGAATGGTTGAAGAACCGCAGCGTCAACACCGTCATGGCCTGGCTGTCGGCATTCGGCCTGACCCATCATCAGGTCACCACCCTGGTCGAAAGACTCGGCGGCAACTGCCTCGATATCCTGAAGGAAGACCCGTACATCCTCATTCGGGAGATCCGGGGATTCGGCTTCAAGAAGGTCGACAAGATTGCCCGCAAGCTGGGAACCCCCAAGGACCATACCCCTCGTATCCGCGCTGGGTTGAATTTCTGCGTCCGTGAAGCCCTGGACAATGGCCACTGCTGGATCGAATACGAAGATCTGGTGGACCAGGCCAATCTGCTGCTGGTCATGGATGCCCTGGACAGCCGGGTCCGTATCGAGAGCGCCCTCGACGCGCTCATCGAAGAACAGACGCTTTCCTGCGATTCCCACGGCGGGCGTTTCGTGGTCGCTCTGCCCGAGATCGTCCGCATGGAGCGGGAGCTGGCCTCGCTGTTCGGTCAGGCCGAAACACCCAACCCGCATTTCCACTCCGTCAAGAAACTCGATGCTCTGATTCGGCGCTGCGCGGCGACGCTGAACGAGAAGCAGCTCGACGCGGTCCGCTCGGCCCTCAATCACAGCATCAGCCTGATCTCGGGTGGAGCCGGTTCGGGCAAGAGCTACACCATTTCGGTCATCAACACCATCTGCGAGGAGAGCGATCTGGAGGTCGTGCTCGCCGCGCCGACCGGCAAGGCGGCCAAGCGCCTGGAGGAAGTCAGCGGTCGCAGCGGCACCACCATTCACCGCCTGCTCGGCTATGACGGCAAGGGTTTCTCCCGCAGCAAGGAGAACCCCATCGATGCCGACGTCCTGGTGGTCGACGAGTTTTCGATGGTCGACGTGCCGCTGGCCTGGCACCTGTTCGAGGCGGTCGATTTGTCGCGGACCACGGTGCTGCTGGTCGGGGACCACAACCAGCTTCCGCCGGTGGGACCCGGAAACATACTGCGCGATCTGATCCAGACACGCGCCATCCCCACGGTCATCCTCGACAAGGTCGTGCGCCAGGCTGGCGTCCTCAAGGAGAACTGCACCGCCGTTCTCAAGGGCGAGGTGTGCAAGACCAGCGAGGCGTCGGTGGCCGGATGCCGGGATTGGTACCTGGTGGATCAGTTCACCGATCCGATGGCTGCACGCTCGTTCCTGCTGGAGCTGTTTCAGGAGCGGCTCGACGCCCTGGGTTTCGACATCATCAAGGACGTGCAGGTGCTGACGCCGACCCACAAGGGGCCGCTCGGCACCAAGGAATTGAACGAGGAACTGCAGCGGCTCATCCAGCGAAAACTCTGGAACACCGAAGTACCGCCGGTCGCCATGGGCCGCCGCGCCCCGTTTCTCAAGCACGACAAGGTCATCCAGACCCGGAACAACTACGACCTGAACGTGATGAACGGTGCCATCGGCTATGTGGTCGATGTCCTCGCGAACGGCACCCTGGTCATCGACTTCGACGGCATGCCCGTGGAGATGGAAAAGGGTTCGCCCGACCTTCAGGACCTGCAGCTCGCCTATGCGCTCACCATCCACAAAACCCAGGGGTCCGAATTCCCCTGCGCCGTGGTGGTGGTCCACAAGGCGCATTCCTTCATGCACCACCGCAATCTGCTCTACACCGGGGTGACCCGCGCCCGGCGCACCGCCATTGTCCTGGGCGACCATTGGGGCATCCAGAATTGCGCCAAGCGTTGCCAGGTGGATGACCGTCGGACCTTTCTGCCCCTGTTTCTGGACGCCGCCCAGCACGCGGAGGCCGATTTCGCCCGTGTCGCGGAGGCCGAATGA